A genomic window from Streptomyces sp. MST-110588 includes:
- a CDS encoding glycosyl hydrolase family 65 protein, whose translation MITHSSYACEPWALRESELHLDVLPQSESVFALSNGHVGWRGNLDEGEPHGLPGTYLNGVHELHPLPYAEAGYGYPESGQTVINVTNGKLIRLLVNDEPFDLRYGRLRCHERVLDLRNGLLHRTCEWTSPAGCTVRVRSTRLVSFTQRAIAAVSYEVEPLNSEVRVVVQSELVANEQMPKITGDPRVSSVLESPLEPEEHFASGMRQRLIHRTRHSGQRIATAADHIVRGPDSTRTDCESGQDVSRLTVTALLAPGRSLCLEKMVAYGWSGVRSLPAVRDQVDAALAGARSTGWQGLVDQQRAYLDDFWARADVEVDGDAEIQQAVRFSLFHVLQAGARAEQRAIPAKGLTGSGYDGHTFWDTETFVLPMLTYTSPCAVAEALRWRQNTLPAARERARQLGLRGAAFPWRTIDGSECSAYWPAGTAAFHVNADIADAVVRYVAATGDEEFERETAVPVLVETARLWQSLGHHDHQGRFHIEGVTGPDEYSAVADDNVYTNLMAQSNLRAAADVVERHPREAAALGADDEESARWRDAAEAVAIPYNRTLEVHEQSAGFTGHQMWDFSTTRADQYPLMLHFPYFDLYRKQVVKQADLVLAMYKRGDAFDADHKARNFAYYEPLTVRDSSLSACCQAVMAAEVGHLRLAYDYLGEAALMDLKDLENNTRDGLHTASLAGTWIALVAGFGGMRHAGQKLDFAPKLPERLSRLAFAVQVLGRRLRVEITGSSVTYTLVEGAPLEIRHYGQPLTVTGKEPQTREVPEPVARPEPSQPPGRRPARRR comes from the coding sequence GTGATCACCCACTCCTCGTACGCGTGCGAGCCCTGGGCGCTGCGCGAGAGCGAACTGCACCTGGACGTGCTGCCGCAGAGCGAGTCCGTCTTCGCACTGTCCAACGGCCATGTGGGCTGGCGCGGCAACCTGGACGAGGGAGAGCCGCACGGCCTGCCCGGCACCTACCTCAACGGCGTGCACGAACTCCACCCCCTGCCGTACGCCGAGGCCGGATACGGCTACCCCGAATCCGGGCAGACCGTTATCAACGTCACCAACGGCAAACTCATCCGGCTGCTCGTCAACGACGAGCCCTTCGACCTGCGCTACGGGCGGCTGCGCTGCCACGAACGCGTGCTGGACCTGCGCAACGGACTGCTGCACCGCACCTGCGAGTGGACCTCGCCGGCCGGCTGCACCGTACGGGTGCGCTCCACCCGCCTGGTCTCCTTCACCCAGCGTGCCATCGCCGCCGTGTCCTACGAGGTGGAGCCGCTGAACTCCGAGGTACGGGTCGTGGTGCAGTCCGAACTCGTCGCCAACGAGCAGATGCCCAAGATCACCGGTGACCCGCGGGTCTCCTCGGTGCTGGAATCACCGCTGGAGCCCGAGGAACACTTCGCCTCCGGCATGCGGCAGCGGCTGATCCACCGCACCCGCCACAGCGGACAGCGGATCGCCACCGCCGCCGACCACATCGTGCGGGGCCCGGACTCCACCCGTACCGACTGCGAGAGCGGCCAGGACGTCAGCCGGCTGACCGTCACCGCGCTGCTGGCCCCGGGCCGCTCCCTGTGCCTGGAGAAGATGGTGGCCTACGGCTGGTCGGGCGTCCGCTCGCTGCCGGCCGTACGCGACCAGGTGGACGCCGCGCTGGCCGGCGCCCGCAGCACCGGCTGGCAGGGTCTGGTGGACCAGCAGCGCGCCTACCTGGACGACTTCTGGGCCCGCGCGGACGTCGAGGTGGACGGCGACGCGGAGATCCAGCAGGCCGTCCGCTTCTCCCTCTTCCACGTCCTCCAGGCCGGGGCCCGGGCCGAACAGCGGGCCATCCCGGCCAAGGGCCTGACCGGCTCCGGCTACGACGGCCACACCTTCTGGGACACCGAGACCTTCGTCCTGCCGATGCTCACCTACACCTCGCCCTGCGCGGTGGCCGAGGCACTGCGCTGGCGGCAGAACACCCTGCCCGCGGCGCGGGAGCGGGCCCGGCAACTGGGCCTGCGCGGAGCCGCCTTCCCCTGGCGGACCATCGACGGTTCGGAGTGCTCGGCCTACTGGCCGGCCGGGACCGCCGCCTTCCATGTCAACGCCGACATCGCCGACGCGGTCGTCCGGTACGTCGCCGCCACCGGCGACGAGGAGTTCGAACGGGAGACGGCGGTGCCCGTCCTGGTGGAGACCGCCCGGCTGTGGCAGTCGCTGGGGCACCACGACCACCAGGGCCGCTTTCACATCGAAGGGGTGACCGGGCCCGACGAGTACAGCGCCGTCGCGGACGACAACGTCTACACCAACCTGATGGCCCAGTCGAACCTGCGGGCCGCGGCCGACGTGGTCGAACGGCACCCGCGCGAGGCCGCGGCGCTGGGCGCGGACGACGAGGAGAGCGCCCGCTGGCGGGACGCGGCCGAGGCCGTGGCCATACCGTACAACCGCACGCTGGAGGTACACGAACAGTCCGCCGGGTTCACCGGCCACCAGATGTGGGACTTCTCCACCACCCGGGCCGACCAGTACCCGCTCATGCTGCACTTCCCCTACTTCGACCTGTACCGCAAGCAGGTGGTCAAGCAGGCCGACCTCGTCCTGGCCATGTACAAGCGCGGGGACGCCTTCGACGCCGACCACAAGGCCCGCAACTTCGCCTACTACGAGCCGCTGACCGTACGGGACTCCTCGCTGTCCGCGTGCTGCCAGGCGGTGATGGCCGCCGAGGTCGGCCATCTGCGGCTCGCCTACGACTACCTGGGCGAGGCGGCCCTGATGGACCTCAAGGACCTGGAGAACAACACCCGCGACGGCCTGCACACCGCCTCGCTCGCCGGCACCTGGATCGCCCTGGTCGCCGGTTTCGGCGGCATGCGGCACGCGGGCCAGAAGCTGGACTTCGCCCCCAAGCTCCCGGAACGGCTCAGCCGCCTGGCCTTCGCCGTACAGGTCCTCGGGCGCCGGCTGCGGGTGGAGATCACCGGCTCCTCGGTCACGTACACGCTGGTCGAGGGGGCACCGCTGGAGATCCGGCACTACGGGCAGCCGCTCACCGTCACCGGCAAGGAGCCGCAGACCCGCGAGGTCCCCGAGCCCGTCGCCCGGCCCGAGCCCTCCCAGCCGCCGGGGCGCCGCCCCGCGCGGCGTCGCTGA
- a CDS encoding MBL fold metallo-hydrolase, producing MGSEEPYVTQLAPGVSAFVQPDGGWCLNNAGIVTDGGDTVLVDTAATERRARLLRRRIVEGGAPPPRVVVNTHHHGDHTYGNGVFAPGATIVGHTACRREQLAAGRQLHLVWPEVEYGDIAITAPTVTYTDTLTLHAGDTEVRLIHPGVAHTPGDTVVWLPEQRVVFTGDLVFNGGTPFVFMGSVAGSLRAVELLRGLGAETVVPGHGPVTGPEVYDTVERYLRYVTELAAEGWAADRTPLEVARGADLGEFAALRESERLVANLHRAYAELAGQAPGTRLDPLLGFGDMTEMNGGVPVACHA from the coding sequence ATGGGCAGCGAAGAGCCGTACGTGACCCAACTGGCGCCCGGCGTCAGCGCGTTCGTCCAGCCGGACGGGGGCTGGTGCCTGAACAACGCGGGCATCGTCACCGACGGCGGGGACACGGTCCTGGTGGACACCGCCGCCACGGAGCGCCGCGCCCGTCTGCTGCGCCGGCGGATCGTCGAGGGCGGGGCGCCGCCGCCCCGTGTGGTGGTCAACACCCATCACCACGGCGACCACACCTACGGCAACGGCGTCTTCGCGCCCGGGGCGACCATCGTCGGGCACACCGCGTGCCGCCGGGAGCAGCTCGCCGCCGGCCGTCAGTTGCACCTGGTGTGGCCGGAGGTGGAGTACGGCGACATAGCGATCACCGCCCCCACCGTCACGTACACCGACACCCTCACCCTCCACGCCGGGGACACCGAGGTCCGGCTCATCCACCCGGGCGTGGCGCACACCCCGGGCGACACCGTCGTCTGGCTGCCGGAGCAGCGCGTGGTGTTCACCGGCGACCTGGTCTTCAACGGGGGGACGCCGTTCGTCTTCATGGGGTCGGTGGCGGGCTCGCTGCGCGCCGTGGAGCTGCTGCGCGGCCTCGGCGCGGAGACGGTGGTGCCGGGGCACGGGCCGGTCACCGGGCCCGAGGTGTACGACACCGTGGAGCGCTATCTGCGGTACGTCACCGAGCTGGCGGCCGAGGGGTGGGCGGCGGACCGTACGCCGCTGGAGGTGGCCCGCGGCGCCGACCTCGGGGAGTTCGCGGCGCTGCGGGAGAGCGAGCGGCTGGTGGCGAATCTGCACCGCGCGTACGCGGAGCTGGCGGGGCAGGCGCCGGGCACGCGGCTGGACCCGCTGCTGGGGTTCGGGGACATGACGGAGATGAACGGCGGGGTGCCGGTGGCCTGCCACGCCTGA
- a CDS encoding helix-turn-helix domain-containing protein, giving the protein MSGTTADIRPPGGTDAFVADCRARIGIDVLSHTWNAVVVFALRDGPRRPGELRTAIGGISAKVLTQTLRRLEGYGLVEHRRYAQAPPRVEYRLTAVGRGLLVPLKALGEWSWEYGDAVLAAQERADATARGRDGQP; this is encoded by the coding sequence ATGAGCGGAACGACGGCGGACATCCGGCCACCGGGAGGAACCGACGCCTTCGTCGCCGACTGCCGGGCGCGGATCGGCATCGATGTGCTGTCGCACACCTGGAACGCCGTGGTGGTCTTCGCCCTGCGGGACGGCCCGCGGCGGCCCGGCGAGCTGCGCACGGCGATCGGCGGCATCAGCGCCAAGGTGCTGACCCAGACGCTGCGCCGGCTGGAGGGTTACGGCCTGGTGGAGCACCGCCGTTACGCCCAGGCGCCACCGCGCGTCGAGTACCGGCTGACGGCCGTCGGCCGCGGTCTGCTGGTTCCCCTGAAGGCACTGGGTGAGTGGTCCTGGGAGTACGGTGACGCGGTCCTCGCGGCACAGGAGCGGGCCGACGCGACGGCGCGCGGCCGGGACGGACAGCCATGA
- a CDS encoding NAD(P)-binding domain-containing protein — protein MRIGTLGAGPMAQALATQWARAGHEVYVGARDGKKAAALAGRIGGAAGAGSLREAAAFGEAVLLAVPYTAVEDALTAAGAREGELGGRTLIDCTNPLDDKGAPIGIEGGRPSAAAHIAEIARGARVVKAFNLCTPAVWSLTPPVFQDGPLAVPLCGDDATALETVRALVRDMGCEPMDVGGLDHAGSQEAALAFLAGLWFRGIEPRTALAPVDRLFG, from the coding sequence ATGAGGATCGGGACGCTGGGCGCGGGACCCATGGCGCAAGCGCTCGCGACGCAGTGGGCGCGGGCCGGGCACGAGGTGTACGTCGGGGCGCGGGACGGGAAGAAGGCGGCGGCGCTCGCCGGGCGGATCGGCGGCGCGGCGGGTGCCGGAAGCCTGCGCGAGGCCGCCGCCTTCGGGGAGGCGGTGCTGCTGGCCGTGCCGTACACCGCGGTGGAGGACGCGCTGACGGCGGCGGGCGCCCGGGAGGGGGAGCTGGGCGGCCGTACGCTCATCGACTGCACCAACCCGCTGGATGACAAGGGCGCTCCCATAGGGATCGAGGGAGGCCGGCCGAGTGCCGCCGCGCACATCGCCGAGATCGCGCGTGGCGCGCGGGTCGTCAAGGCATTCAACCTGTGCACCCCCGCTGTCTGGTCGCTGACGCCGCCGGTCTTCCAGGACGGCCCGCTCGCCGTTCCGCTGTGCGGCGACGACGCCACGGCCCTGGAGACCGTACGCGCTCTCGTACGGGACATGGGCTGTGAGCCCATGGACGTGGGCGGCCTGGACCACGCCGGATCGCAGGAGGCGGCGCTGGCCTTCCTGGCCGGCCTGTGGTTCCGGGGGATCGAACCGCGTACGGCGCTGGCGCCGGTGGACCGGCTGTTCGGCTGA
- a CDS encoding DUF202 domain-containing protein — protein MTGPAEKDRAPRRDPGLQPERTRLAWRRTTLSCTAVALLAARRAAQEGGSGRPAALLTLVLVGLAWLAFLITAQQRVRALSTARPPALSPRTALTLTACALALTASGAALLLRKGQP, from the coding sequence ATGACCGGGCCCGCGGAGAAGGACCGCGCTCCGCGCCGCGACCCGGGACTGCAACCGGAGCGCACCCGCCTGGCCTGGCGGCGGACGACGCTGTCCTGTACGGCGGTGGCTCTCCTCGCTGCCCGCCGGGCCGCCCAGGAAGGCGGTTCCGGCCGGCCGGCGGCGCTCCTGACGCTGGTACTGGTGGGCCTGGCATGGCTGGCGTTCCTGATCACCGCTCAGCAGCGGGTGCGCGCCCTGTCCACCGCCCGCCCACCCGCCCTGTCCCCCCGTACGGCACTGACCCTGACGGCGTGCGCCCTGGCCCTGACCGCCTCGGGCGCGGCGCTCCTCCTCCGGAAAGGTCAGCCATGA
- a CDS encoding DUF202 domain-containing protein, producing the protein MILTVTDRLRSLGAGVRWWFTPERVREEGTTPDYRFSLANERTFLAWLRTGLALIGGGFAVDQFLLRMHQGPRLAFTVVLLVGGALCAVRAVNHWVRCERAMRRGADLPVSRFPAALAVGVALLAAALVVLVATGRTR; encoded by the coding sequence ATGATCCTCACCGTCACGGACCGGCTGCGATCGCTCGGGGCGGGAGTGCGGTGGTGGTTCACACCGGAGCGGGTCCGCGAGGAAGGCACGACACCCGACTACCGTTTCTCCCTCGCCAACGAACGCACCTTCCTGGCCTGGCTGCGCACCGGCCTCGCGCTGATCGGCGGCGGCTTCGCGGTGGACCAGTTCCTGCTCCGGATGCACCAGGGTCCGCGGCTGGCCTTCACGGTCGTGCTGCTGGTGGGCGGCGCGCTGTGCGCGGTACGCGCCGTCAACCACTGGGTACGTTGTGAACGGGCGATGCGGCGCGGCGCGGACCTGCCGGTCTCCCGCTTCCCGGCCGCCCTCGCGGTCGGCGTCGCCCTGCTCGCGGCGGCCCTGGTCGTCCTCGTCGCGACCGGCCGGACCCGCTGA
- a CDS encoding NUDIX domain-containing protein — protein MTDQRPLDAEEVLDVVDEEDRVVGQAPRAEVYARRLRHRCTFVLARDAVDRIFVHRRTARKLVFPSHYDMFVGGVVGAGESYDEAALREAEEELGVRGLPRPVPLLKFLYETPEHSWWSAVYEVRCELPVRPQSSEVAWHTFLTDEELEQRLPQWEWTPDGLAAYQRLRALRTRGGRAG, from the coding sequence ATGACCGATCAGCGACCGCTGGACGCGGAGGAGGTCCTGGACGTCGTCGACGAGGAGGACCGGGTGGTGGGGCAGGCGCCGCGCGCCGAGGTGTACGCCCGCAGGCTGCGCCACCGGTGCACGTTCGTCCTGGCCCGGGACGCCGTGGACCGGATCTTCGTGCACCGCCGCACGGCACGCAAGCTCGTCTTCCCCTCGCACTACGACATGTTCGTCGGCGGGGTCGTCGGCGCCGGCGAATCGTATGACGAGGCGGCCCTGCGCGAGGCGGAGGAGGAACTCGGCGTCCGCGGGCTGCCCCGCCCCGTACCGCTCCTGAAGTTCCTCTACGAGACGCCCGAGCACTCCTGGTGGTCGGCCGTCTACGAGGTGCGCTGCGAACTTCCGGTCCGGCCGCAGAGCTCCGAGGTCGCCTGGCACACCTTCCTCACGGACGAAGAACTGGAACAGCGCCTTCCGCAATGGGAGTGGACCCCGGACGGCCTGGCCGCCTACCAGCGGCTCCGCGCACTGCGGACGCGGGGCGGGCGCGCCGGGTGA
- a CDS encoding serine hydrolase domain-containing protein has translation MAGETAVHGTVAEGFQEVREEFAAFAAEERADYAAQLVAYAGGERVVDLWTGPDFDGDTLVGVFSSTKGAAHLTVALLVQDGTLDPDERVSHYWPEFGAEGKQDITLRDLLSHRAGLVGADTGFTLAELADDRVIAERLAAQRPYWRPGTAFGYHALVIGALTGEVVRRVTGQTLQEVYESRIRAPYDLDFYMGLPQALEPRVRAVQPMLPTPEQQAELDAAATGAYGLLGIAFNLNHPTEPTDLQRLFDSPVIRAAGPASVGGIASARGLAKMYAAAIGEVDGRAPLLKPDTAAAFAQIHSAGHDLVAGERGVYGLGFTVVSDEYSFLGQGAFGHSGAGGSLAFADPRSGLAYGYSRRRYAFPGGAAPENARLARAVHRAVTGRR, from the coding sequence ATGGCCGGCGAGACCGCTGTTCACGGCACCGTTGCCGAAGGATTCCAAGAGGTACGGGAGGAGTTCGCGGCCTTCGCGGCCGAGGAGCGGGCGGACTACGCGGCGCAGTTGGTGGCCTACGCCGGCGGCGAGCGCGTCGTGGACCTGTGGACCGGCCCGGACTTCGACGGGGACACGCTGGTCGGTGTCTTCTCCTCGACCAAGGGCGCGGCTCACCTCACCGTCGCCCTGCTGGTCCAGGACGGCACCCTGGACCCGGACGAGCGGGTGAGCCACTACTGGCCCGAGTTCGGCGCCGAGGGCAAGCAGGACATCACCCTGCGCGACCTGCTGTCCCACCGTGCCGGACTGGTCGGCGCCGACACCGGCTTCACCCTCGCGGAACTCGCCGACGACCGGGTCATCGCCGAGCGGCTGGCCGCCCAGCGCCCGTACTGGCGGCCCGGCACCGCCTTCGGCTACCACGCGCTGGTCATCGGCGCGCTCACCGGTGAGGTGGTGCGGCGCGTCACCGGCCAGACCCTCCAGGAGGTGTACGAGTCCCGGATACGGGCCCCGTACGACCTCGACTTCTACATGGGACTGCCCCAGGCCCTCGAACCCCGGGTGCGCGCCGTCCAGCCGATGCTGCCCACCCCCGAGCAGCAGGCCGAGCTGGACGCGGCGGCGACGGGCGCGTACGGCCTCCTCGGCATCGCCTTCAACCTCAACCACCCCACCGAGCCGACCGATCTGCAGAGGCTGTTCGACTCCCCCGTCATACGGGCCGCCGGACCCGCGTCCGTGGGCGGCATCGCCTCCGCGCGCGGCCTGGCCAAGATGTACGCGGCAGCCATCGGCGAGGTGGACGGCCGGGCCCCGCTGCTCAAGCCCGACACCGCCGCCGCGTTCGCACAGATCCACTCCGCCGGGCACGATCTGGTCGCCGGTGAGCGCGGCGTCTACGGCCTCGGCTTCACCGTGGTCAGCGACGAGTACTCCTTCCTCGGGCAGGGTGCCTTCGGCCACAGCGGCGCGGGCGGTTCCCTGGCGTTCGCCGACCCCCGCAGCGGCCTGGCCTACGGCTACTCCCGCCGCCGCTACGCCTTCCCGGGCGGCGCGGCCCCGGAGAACGCCCGGCTGGCCCGCGCCGTCCACCGCGCGGTGACCGGCCGCCGCTGA
- a CDS encoding DMT family transporter — MDVTVLWSALCAACCLGFGFVLQQHAAQRAPLKDFLSPRLLLDLVRMPRWLAGIGLMVCGMALGALALGMGEVTLVEPLLATNLLFAMALSRRLTGQRLGRRGWGGLWLLAGGVTAFIVAGRPRGGHGVTDPLRHWLIVGVVLGAALLLAGCARRARIGVEAALLGLAAGLLYGLQDALTRISGERWGHGGWPDLVTSWQPYAVLVLGVCALVLVQSAFETAPLRMSLPALTAAQPLAGIVCGVGFLGDRLRLTTGALAWEAAGLAAVVAGIVLIGRHPAMPPGVARTGRVRELQPR; from the coding sequence GTGGACGTGACGGTGTTGTGGTCGGCCCTGTGCGCGGCCTGCTGTCTGGGTTTCGGCTTCGTGCTCCAGCAGCACGCGGCGCAGCGCGCCCCGTTGAAGGACTTCCTGTCCCCGCGGCTGCTGCTCGATCTCGTGCGGATGCCGCGGTGGCTGGCCGGTATCGGTCTGATGGTGTGCGGGATGGCGCTGGGCGCGCTGGCGCTGGGCATGGGGGAGGTCACCCTCGTCGAGCCGCTGCTGGCGACGAACCTGCTCTTCGCGATGGCGCTGTCCAGACGGCTGACCGGGCAGCGGCTGGGCCGCCGCGGGTGGGGCGGGCTGTGGCTGCTGGCGGGCGGCGTGACGGCCTTCATCGTGGCCGGCCGGCCGCGCGGCGGACACGGGGTGACCGACCCGCTGCGGCACTGGCTGATCGTGGGCGTGGTGCTGGGCGCGGCGCTGCTGCTGGCCGGCTGCGCCAGGCGGGCGCGCATCGGCGTGGAGGCGGCGCTGCTGGGCCTGGCGGCCGGACTGCTCTACGGCCTCCAGGACGCGCTGACCCGGATCAGCGGGGAGCGCTGGGGACACGGTGGCTGGCCGGACCTGGTGACGAGCTGGCAGCCGTACGCGGTGCTGGTGCTCGGCGTGTGCGCGCTGGTGCTGGTGCAGAGCGCCTTCGAGACGGCGCCGCTGCGGATGTCGCTGCCCGCGCTGACGGCGGCCCAGCCGCTGGCGGGGATCGTCTGCGGGGTGGGTTTCCTGGGCGACCGGCTGCGGCTGACGACCGGGGCGCTGGCCTGGGAGGCCGCCGGGCTGGCGGCGGTGGTCGCGGGCATCGTCCTGATCGGCCGTCACCCGGCGATGCCGCCGGGAGTGGCGCGGACCGGGCGCGTACGGGAACTCCAGCCCCGGTGA
- a CDS encoding APC family permease yields MPTGSTSSRNRPNGPDRPKGAAAGGPGTAGAAGGISTFKGQERALRADRIGTPGLLLSVLAASAPLMVVAGVMATTYQVMGIVGQPLLFVILGVVMALFSVGYAEMSRHVHNAGAFYAYIARGLGGTAGAGASFVALAAYNALQVGIYGIFGFEVAGLLDRHFHLSVAWWVPALLAVVVTGTLGALKIDLNAKVLGVLLVIEVALILVFDIAFAADPGPQGLSVRAFDPATLGGAGLGTALCFAVAAFVGFEQAPVYAEETSRPQTVVARVMFLAVGFVAVFFALSSWLIGVATGPDHVVAAAGKEGPGLIFSLTGPRLGAAFTDVLHVFFVTGIFASMLSFHNVVARYVFAMGREGLLPAALGRTSRTSGAPALGSLLQTVIALLVVGGFALTDHGPAGDPTTPVLKLFTWAGNVGALGVIVLMTTASVAVIAFFVRRGAGRAQGWRLTASALAALSLLAVLLYAVKDFGVLVGAEEGSALRWVLPALIGGAALAGLVYGRVLRATRPQVHARIGLGNEAFQLEKAASAAPPAAPRHGAPRHAATRHTTTPVRPSAQPPNPPHTPHTPHKENRR; encoded by the coding sequence ATGCCGACGGGCAGTACGAGCAGCAGAAACCGGCCGAACGGGCCGGACAGACCGAAGGGCGCAGCAGCCGGCGGCCCGGGAACGGCCGGCGCCGCGGGCGGCATCAGTACGTTCAAGGGCCAGGAACGCGCCCTGCGCGCCGACCGCATCGGCACCCCCGGCCTGCTGCTGTCCGTACTGGCCGCCAGCGCGCCCCTGATGGTCGTCGCCGGCGTCATGGCCACCACGTACCAGGTCATGGGCATCGTCGGACAGCCGCTGCTCTTCGTCATCCTCGGTGTCGTCATGGCGCTGTTCAGCGTCGGGTACGCCGAGATGAGCCGGCACGTCCACAACGCCGGCGCGTTCTACGCCTACATCGCCCGCGGCCTGGGCGGCACGGCCGGGGCGGGTGCCTCGTTCGTGGCCCTGGCCGCCTACAACGCCCTCCAGGTCGGCATCTACGGGATCTTCGGCTTCGAGGTCGCCGGGCTGCTCGACCGGCACTTCCACCTGTCGGTCGCCTGGTGGGTGCCGGCCCTGCTCGCCGTCGTGGTCACCGGCACCCTCGGCGCCCTGAAGATCGACCTCAACGCCAAGGTGCTGGGTGTCCTCCTGGTCATCGAGGTGGCCCTGATCCTCGTCTTCGACATCGCCTTCGCCGCCGACCCCGGACCGCAGGGCCTGTCCGTGCGCGCCTTCGACCCCGCCACCCTCGGCGGCGCCGGCCTGGGCACCGCCCTGTGCTTCGCCGTCGCCGCCTTCGTCGGCTTCGAACAGGCCCCGGTCTACGCGGAGGAGACCAGCCGCCCGCAGACGGTCGTGGCCCGGGTGATGTTCCTGGCCGTCGGCTTCGTCGCCGTCTTCTTCGCCCTCAGCTCCTGGCTGATCGGCGTGGCCACCGGCCCGGACCACGTCGTGGCCGCCGCCGGGAAGGAAGGCCCCGGCCTGATCTTCTCGCTGACCGGGCCGCGCCTGGGCGCCGCCTTCACCGACGTGCTGCACGTCTTCTTCGTGACCGGCATCTTCGCCTCGATGCTCAGCTTCCACAACGTCGTGGCCCGCTACGTCTTCGCCATGGGCCGCGAGGGACTGCTGCCCGCCGCCCTGGGCCGTACCTCCAGGACCAGCGGCGCGCCGGCGCTGGGCTCCCTGCTCCAGACCGTGATCGCGCTGCTCGTCGTCGGCGGCTTCGCGCTCACCGACCACGGGCCGGCCGGCGACCCCACCACCCCCGTACTGAAGCTGTTCACCTGGGCCGGGAACGTGGGCGCGCTCGGCGTGATCGTCCTGATGACCACCGCGTCCGTCGCCGTCATCGCCTTCTTCGTGCGCCGTGGCGCGGGCCGCGCCCAGGGCTGGCGGCTGACCGCCTCGGCGCTCGCGGCGCTGTCCCTGCTGGCCGTACTCCTCTACGCCGTCAAGGACTTCGGTGTGCTGGTCGGCGCCGAGGAGGGGTCCGCGCTGCGGTGGGTGCTGCCCGCGCTCATCGGCGGTGCCGCACTGGCCGGACTGGTGTACGGACGCGTGCTGCGGGCCACCCGGCCGCAGGTCCACGCCCGCATCGGCCTGGGCAACGAGGCGTTCCAACTGGAGAAGGCCGCCAGCGCCGCGCCGCCGGCCGCGCCCCGGCACGGAGCGCCGCGCCATGCCGCCACGCGGCACACCACCACACCGGTCCGCCCCTCCGCGCAGCCCCCGAACCCTCCGCACACTCCGCACACGCCGCACAAGGAGAATCGACGATGA